The Paenibacillus polymyxa M1 DNA segment AACCCACTACACTAGCTAAAGATATTAAAGCCAAGACTTTATAAATTATTCTAGATGTAAATCTTGTATCTAACCAACCAAAGTTTGCCCAAAAAGAGACAACCCATGTATCAAATGAACGGAAAATTGCTTCTTTTATTAAAAATGTATTTACAATATACCAGTGCAATCCTACATTTAGATCACCAGGAGGCTGCATTCCTATTCCCCCGGTAAATGAATGATAATGTTTGAAACTAAATATTCCCCATGGTAAATAAATAATGAGAATTGGAACGAATAAATACACGGCAGATTCTATCCAAAATTGAAGACTAAACTTCTTACTGATAAAATATACTAATATAAGTGATAACGCTATTGCAGTCACAAATACCATTGTAGGCTTAATAATTAGGCCAAACCCCAAAAGCACACCAGTAAAAAGGAGCCTTTTTCTTGTGGGTGAATAAATAATATATATTAGTGAAAGCATAATCGCCATGGTGACTGTATTCATTAGAATATCATTATTTACAGCAATACCAACCATAGAGAACATCGGGTGGAAACTAACTAATATAGATATAGTTATAGCAATATTCTTTTTTTTATCGAATAATCTACTAGAAATTAAATAAGTGATAGCTGTTGCTAATACTCCTAATAACACTGAAAAAAGACGAACTGCGTAATACCTATCAAAAATTGAAGAGAAATAAAAAAACTTATAAAATAATGCAGCAAAAAAATAATAACCAGGAGGATATCCCGCTGCTACTGAACTGCCGTTAGAATTTCGGTCATAATTTTGTCGATTATCAGATAACTCTTTAAATAAATTTTCATTAATTTTATATTTATTTTCTGTATGATATGCTATATTCCTCATATCAACAGATTTATAAAACAATTCCATTTCTGAAGAATGTTGAGCCTCATCCCTCAGAATTGGGATTTTATTATTTTCCGCCATAAACTGAACGTATTCAAAATGTACAGGCTCATCGGGCGTTTGTAAAGGAGGTACTACAATTGCCCATATAATTCCTTTCACAAAAGACGCAATTAGTATCCAGACAAAAATGCGTTCCTTTTTCACTTCTTAATTTCTCCTTTTCAGTTGCGAAACACCTTATTCTAGAATAATTTACATTTAGTGCAATTAATGCATAGATTTATGTGTCTAAGCACCTTCGCTCATTAATTAATGATGAGAAATTGATACAGTAGTATAGTATGTATTATTTCCATTCACATCCTTTATATAAAAAGTCAGTTTAATAATTCAACTGCTAGTATAGTTAGCCTACTTCTTATCAAATATTTTATTTTCATAACTTAATGTATTATTGAATTTGAATAATCAGTAACCAATTACTGATTTATCCTTTTCTATGGTCCGGACACTCAGCTGGTATACACACACTACTAATAAATTAACAGCTAAGTCTTTTCATAACGACTGCTTTCTGTAATCAACAACCAGAAGGGACAATAGTATCTTCAAATTTACGTAAACGTATCAGAAGCCGATTTCAAAATGTATAGATAGAGAAAACCAACTACTTATTTTTTGTCACTTTAATAATAGAGGCTATCCCATCTTCAATTGTTGTTGATGGACTATACCCTGTTAGGCCAACCAGTTTATCTGTATTAACCACATTTTTCATAATTGTAGTTTGCCCTTTACTTTTATATACAATGTTTATATTCTGATTCGTTCTTTGCTCGACTATTGAAATAACCTGACTTATAGATGTGCCTACTCCACTGCCAATATTTAATATCTCTTGGTCAGCCAGCCTAATCGCACGGAAAGTCGCTTCCAGAAAATCATCTATAAATATAAAATCGCGAACAGCCTGAATATTACCCCAGAATATAAATTCTTCCTTATTTAGCGCCTTATTAATTAAGACCGGGATGATTCCTTGCTTCTTATTGGGATTTTGGAATCCTCCATAAGGATTAGTAACCCTCAAAATAAGATAAGGCAAATTATTGGTTTCATTGTGCTTAATTTTAATTAAATTTTCAAAAAAGACTTTCTGTAACCCATATATATTGATTGGATTCATAGAATCATCCTCTTTGGCTCGGGCCAAGGTATTGCCATATACTGTTCCTGCAGAGGATAAAAACACAAATTTTTTCACTTTAACATAGCTACAGAATTCAATAAGTTTCACAAAAGAAGTATAATAGGACTCTATGTCTGCTAATACATCTGAAAACATATTTGTTGCGTTAATTGAACCAGCTGCGTATAAAACTATGTCATCTTGCTTAATATATTTTTGGAGTTCTTCCATATCGTTTATGTTAGCTCCAACAAATCTTATTCCTTCCAAAAGCAAATGCGAGTACTCTGAGTCTCTGCCTATAATCGTCACAGACCAAGCTTTTTGGTGAAAATAATTGGCCAAATGTGAACCTAGATATCCACAACCAATAATCACAACATGTTCCATTTAACCCTCCAATATTTTAAAGAGATACGTTTGAATTTTTCCCGCTTCTTTTTCCCAGGATGAGTTCTCCAGCAGATCACTTGCATTATCCATTAGAATCTGAACATCTACTTTTTTATTCACAACTTGATCGAGGGCCTCCACAATTTCATTCACATCATCTTCCACATAAATGAATATATTCTTCTCGGGATCGATCCAGTCATTATTTCTACCCTGATTAATTACAACTGGGCATCCAGACGCCATCAATTCCAAAGGTAATAAAGACAAATTTGTAAAAGATAGAATTAATGATACATCGCACTGAGCATACAAATGTGATAATTCTTCAATTCTGACTACACCAGCATTAAAATGCTTAAAAGGTATTTCATACTCAGAAACATCCCAACCAGCCATAACAATCTCAACGTCCGGATTTTTCTTGCAAAATTCGTTCAAAGCTAGAATCCCCAGCTCGAAGCCTCTTCGCTCTGTAGGTGGCCGAGAATAAAAGAATACTCTTCGTATGTCCTTATCCCGTTTTTCCTGTGGTTTATAAAGATCTTTTTCATATGAAAAACTAAAACTTTCACATACCATACCGTAATCTGACGCCAGCTTTTCTTTAAGCCAGTCACCTGCTGTTATTCCATAGAAGCCAAATTTATAGGTTTGTTCTGCAAATGAATATGCACTTCCTGGAGCGTAAAAATAAGGTTCAAAATCCTGCACAAAATATACTTTTTTTACGCAATTATCAAAAGATCTAACATAATAGGCTGTTTGCCAAGAAGTCGCTACAGCAACATCATATTCGATGTTTACTTCAAATTTATCATCAAGTATATAAACATTTGACTTTAATGGAAAGAAGTAATTCCCAATAACCCTTTTAACACTGGCTGAATCCCCCCATTGAGACCCACCACAAATATATATATCTGATTTAACACCTAATTTCTCTAATAAATATACAATTCTAAAAATATTCAGATGACCGCCTGATCCAATCCCAAAGTCAGGAATAAACCAAGCTAGGCTCAACTCATTTCCAAGCCTATCACTTAATTTAGCTGCTTTATTCTCCAGTAACAAATAATGATAGAACTTAAAAACATTTTTCTTAGTTACAGCAATCTCATTTTTCTTTTTTATTTTTGAGATCACGGTTTTGCTGCCTTTTATAACTCCTTGCGACTGAATAATTTTTGCTGCTTTTTTAGCATTATAAAGAAACACATTATACATGATCAACCCTCATTATTACTTATTTATTAATTTGTATTCTCTTGAAAACAACCGATTAAGTGACGTATACCTGTTTCCCAAAACTCCTAAATAGGCGCCTGAGTACCTTACTGTATTTTTAACTAAAGAGTAAGCTGCCCAGTATAGTTTTCTTTTTCGACTTATATTGGTGTTGTGGCGCAGAAACCTTACGTCACTTATAAAGTGCTTAGCTATATATGCCGGCAATAAAAAAACACTCTTAACAGAAGCGTAATTATAGATACGGTACAGACCCTTATACTCATCATAATAGCGTTTAAACTGCTGCTTAAACGTGTAATTATGAGAATGGTAAACTACTGATTGGGGAGAGTAAGCCTTCTTGTACCCTCTTTCAATTATTTGCCTTGCCCACAGTTGATCCTCGGCAAAATCAACTTCTGGATAAGGAATTGTATTCCAAATCTCTTTGCGCATTGCAGAGGAATTATCGGAATAATAACATAATAAATGTCTGTATCCTTCTTCCCTGTTGTATCTCTCTTGATCATCCAAATAATATATGGTTGTTTCTGTACCAAAATTGTTGAAATGTGTTATGATGTTATGCTTTTCAAAAATATCACAATCATCATAAGGCAAGTGTCTACCAAATACACCTACTATGCTCTCATCTAAATCAAAGCATGAAACCAAGTTTTTCAGCCAAAACTGATCATAGGGCAAAGCATCTTGAGTAATAAACACAAGGTATTTACCACTGGCCAAAGAGGCCCCCAGATTTCTCGTTTTCCCATGTCCAAACTCTTTGGGCATGATTTGCTTTAGAACAATATTTTCATTTTGTTTTTGCAGACCTTGTATAAATTCAACTGTTCCATCAGAAGACCCCGAATCTACAATAACAATTTCAAAAGGAGCTCCCAAATCCTGCTTCAGAACTTCCACCAATACTTTTTTGAATATATCTCCTCCGTTTTTTGTGGGAATAATTACAGAGGCTAAATGGTTCAATTCATTCATGGTTATAAATTCCCTTTTTTATTTTTTTTTATGTTTTAAATAGTATATAAAACTGCTCATTACATTCTTATACTCATTTTCGATCAGCAAGAGCCTTCCATTCTCATCTGTTAATACGTTTTTTTGCTCTTGAAGGTTCTCTAGTTTTTCATTCAATTGTTTTATACTACTCTGAGTTAATCTAATATTATTTTCCAATTCGCTATTCTTGGACTCGCTTTGGTTTACTCTTTCCCACAGTTTTTGTATCTGCTCCCTTTCTTTAGACAGAAACGCCTCAGTACTGTTAACGCGCTCCCATAAAGCTTTGTTCTGAGCATGCGTCTCCTTCAACATGTTTTCAGACACATTGACTCTCTTCCATAAAGACGACACTTCCAGCTCTTTTTTATTAATTATAGCTTGTTCAACCTTATATAGCTGATCCAGTTCTTTAGAATAAGAAGAGGCATTCTTGTTCTCAGAAAGATCAAGTAAGGCATTTTTTACGAAGTTAAATATTCTGCCTGAAAGATCCTTAAATTCATGAGTATTGTTCAATCCACTCTTGAAGTAATCAACTATATACTCAGCTTTATCCAGCATATAGACAGGTTTTCTCAGACAGTAATTACTTTTTTGGATGAGTTCAAAAAAGCCTGTTAACTTCGTGGAATACTCGCCGGAAAAAGTCACATGTGGGATGTCGTAACTGTATGAAATGATATTTCCGTGAAGACTCGATCCAATAAAACCTTTTGCATTTGCTAAAATAGCCACTTTGTCCATCAAAGTTAAAGAAGGTATATTTTCCTTATTAATTATACAGGTATCAACAAGTAGAGGTGCAAGCTGATCATATAATTCATTGTCCCCAAGACATTCACCAATTGAAATGAGTACGATAGGAACGCCAAGATTCTTAGAAATGTTATTGAGCAAAACAGCTACGTCTTTAACCTCTTCCTTGGAGATAACATTTTCGTTAGCCTGGAATACAATGTACTCCCCTTTTTTTAATACATGTTGGCTATCAGTTGCTAGCGAGTCCAAAGTGGCTTCAAGAGAGGACTTAGGGAAATATTCAGAAATACACAATACCAAATCAGGTACAATTTCACTTCTTATGCCAACATCTGATAGAAATTTGCTTGATCTCTGATCTCTTACTGACACGACTTTAAATCTGGCAAATGAATTTCTTACATATCTTGAGAACCCCTCATCTAATTGAAAGGGGACACCCAAACCAATTGTGTAACAATTCTCAATACTAGCATCAGTAGGAGAAATAATATTACTGAAGCTAAGTCTACTCTCTTCATAAAGACTATTAATAGACCAGTCATCTGACCTTAACAAATCGCCTCCACCAATAAAAACCTTATCGAAAGAGTAATTATCAAATTGTATAATATCCTCCACTTGCTTTTGATCTGTGTAGGTCGGTGTGTATTGCATACAATTGGGGCTAAAAAACCTGATTTCATATGCCTCGCTTGAATGACTATAAATATCATCCACAATTTTTTCAAAAACTATAGGAAAAAGCAGATCACCTAAATTATCAACATTAAATGTACCGACCTGAGCAATTCTCTTCATAATTAACCACCTTTAATGATTTCAACTGTAGAATCCATGTCCATCAAACCTATTACAGTCCTTTCCGACTTAACGGTTATCTTGTTAACATCATATCTTCTATCCAGTGGGCGGCTTATTCCTTCTACATAATCAGATAATCCTACGGAAACTATATACTCATCTGGGGCAAGATACATTTTTTGCGAAAAAGTCACAACAATTTCTTCTCCACTTTTTACAGGTCCT contains these protein-coding regions:
- a CDS encoding DUF2142 domain-containing protein: MKKERIFVWILIASFVKGIIWAIVVPPLQTPDEPVHFEYVQFMAENNKIPILRDEAQHSSEMELFYKSVDMRNIAYHTENKYKINENLFKELSDNRQNYDRNSNGSSVAAGYPPGYYFFAALFYKFFYFSSIFDRYYAVRLFSVLLGVLATAITYLISSRLFDKKKNIAITISILVSFHPMFSMVGIAVNNDILMNTVTMAIMLSLIYIIYSPTRKRLLFTGVLLGFGLIIKPTMVFVTAIALSLILVYFISKKFSLQFWIESAVYLFVPILIIYLPWGIFSFKHYHSFTGGIGMQPPGDLNVGLHWYIVNTFLIKEAIFRSFDTWVVSFWANFGWLDTRFTSRIIYKVLALISLASVVGSIYGIIKRKKYYKTIAVCLIVVILNFIFLYLVEIQYFMRFHNFMLQGRYLFTSLVPISIIIVMGISYLFPEKLKNYVFYSLCLLMFLFNVSSLDIISSRYY
- a CDS encoding NAD-dependent epimerase/dehydratase family protein, whose amino-acid sequence is MEHVVIIGCGYLGSHLANYFHQKAWSVTIIGRDSEYSHLLLEGIRFVGANINDMEELQKYIKQDDIVLYAAGSINATNMFSDVLADIESYYTSFVKLIEFCSYVKVKKFVFLSSAGTVYGNTLARAKEDDSMNPINIYGLQKVFFENLIKIKHNETNNLPYLILRVTNPYGGFQNPNKKQGIIPVLINKALNKEEFIFWGNIQAVRDFIFIDDFLEATFRAIRLADQEILNIGSGVGTSISQVISIVEQRTNQNINIVYKSKGQTTIMKNVVNTDKLVGLTGYSPSTTIEDGIASIIKVTKNK
- a CDS encoding glycosyltransferase family 4 protein, with amino-acid sequence MYNVFLYNAKKAAKIIQSQGVIKGSKTVISKIKKKNEIAVTKKNVFKFYHYLLLENKAAKLSDRLGNELSLAWFIPDFGIGSGGHLNIFRIVYLLEKLGVKSDIYICGGSQWGDSASVKRVIGNYFFPLKSNVYILDDKFEVNIEYDVAVATSWQTAYYVRSFDNCVKKVYFVQDFEPYFYAPGSAYSFAEQTYKFGFYGITAGDWLKEKLASDYGMVCESFSFSYEKDLYKPQEKRDKDIRRVFFYSRPPTERRGFELGILALNEFCKKNPDVEIVMAGWDVSEYEIPFKHFNAGVVRIEELSHLYAQCDVSLILSFTNLSLLPLELMASGCPVVINQGRNNDWIDPEKNIFIYVEDDVNEIVEALDQVVNKKVDVQILMDNASDLLENSSWEKEAGKIQTYLFKILEG
- a CDS encoding glycosyltransferase family 2 protein is translated as MNELNHLASVIIPTKNGGDIFKKVLVEVLKQDLGAPFEIVIVDSGSSDGTVEFIQGLQKQNENIVLKQIMPKEFGHGKTRNLGASLASGKYLVFITQDALPYDQFWLKNLVSCFDLDESIVGVFGRHLPYDDCDIFEKHNIITHFNNFGTETTIYYLDDQERYNREEGYRHLLCYYSDNSSAMRKEIWNTIPYPEVDFAEDQLWARQIIERGYKKAYSPQSVVYHSHNYTFKQQFKRYYDEYKGLYRIYNYASVKSVFLLPAYIAKHFISDVRFLRHNTNISRKRKLYWAAYSLVKNTVRYSGAYLGVLGNRYTSLNRLFSREYKLINK
- a CDS encoding polysaccharide pyruvyl transferase family protein — translated: MKRIAQVGTFNVDNLGDLLFPIVFEKIVDDIYSHSSEAYEIRFFSPNCMQYTPTYTDQKQVEDIIQFDNYSFDKVFIGGGDLLRSDDWSINSLYEESRLSFSNIISPTDASIENCYTIGLGVPFQLDEGFSRYVRNSFARFKVVSVRDQRSSKFLSDVGIRSEIVPDLVLCISEYFPKSSLEATLDSLATDSQHVLKKGEYIVFQANENVISKEEVKDVAVLLNNISKNLGVPIVLISIGECLGDNELYDQLAPLLVDTCIINKENIPSLTLMDKVAILANAKGFIGSSLHGNIISYSYDIPHVTFSGEYSTKLTGFFELIQKSNYCLRKPVYMLDKAEYIVDYFKSGLNNTHEFKDLSGRIFNFVKNALLDLSENKNASSYSKELDQLYKVEQAIINKKELEVSSLWKRVNVSENMLKETHAQNKALWERVNSTEAFLSKEREQIQKLWERVNQSESKNSELENNIRLTQSSIKQLNEKLENLQEQKNVLTDENGRLLLIENEYKNVMSSFIYYLKHKKK